A region from the uncultured Campylobacter sp. genome encodes:
- a CDS encoding DUF4139 domain-containing protein: MKKIVLLSAAAALAVNLSAQENSLEIYANSAFLHQNFGAQKSNFSVNVPEYLDIRSIEIVGSCEVRELSLEESEPVKNAEFAKKEADEKSLRELSDRLVALKTQQRFLSDFASLKDRSLASLKADSQKVYDEVLLVAGEISKTDEQIVKLKEKISKYHIKNERRLNANFGCDPSFVKINYPVDVSAYTHNELSADLASGKIEVAQKLSVQNPLNAELANLTISLYPYEYSSQTAPQPFYPWYEGEPVEPELAADYKKDMMLEVADMQRAPAAEARSSYARTGSNIESSLSKVWKISGVSLKAGETGEFSFDKQSLDAKFDLLIDGYGSEAAYVRAKFNPERSIEESETLIKLDGVQIGLVHLGFAANAEATAYLGKNSLIEVKKEQANNFTKNSFFGGESKNSMAWDYEIKNSSKRAWNVVLQERAPVSTHEDVKVALKNSPEQSSLGKDGLLSWDFELKPGESKKIHFGYELSKPKK, translated from the coding sequence ATGAAAAAAATAGTTCTTTTAAGCGCAGCTGCGGCGCTTGCCGTAAATTTAAGCGCGCAGGAAAATAGCCTTGAGATCTACGCGAACTCCGCCTTCTTGCACCAAAACTTCGGCGCGCAAAAATCAAACTTCAGCGTGAACGTGCCGGAGTACTTGGATATCCGCAGCATCGAGATTGTGGGCTCTTGCGAAGTGCGCGAATTGTCTTTGGAGGAGAGCGAGCCCGTGAAAAACGCGGAATTTGCCAAAAAAGAGGCGGACGAAAAGAGCTTGCGCGAGCTAAGCGACCGCCTGGTCGCACTTAAGACGCAGCAGCGCTTTTTAAGCGATTTTGCGAGCTTAAAAGATAGAAGCCTGGCGAGCTTAAAGGCGGATTCGCAAAAAGTTTACGACGAAGTCCTGCTCGTAGCGGGCGAAATTTCAAAAACGGACGAGCAGATCGTAAAGCTCAAAGAGAAAATTTCAAAATATCATATCAAGAACGAGCGCCGCTTAAACGCTAACTTTGGCTGCGATCCGAGCTTCGTTAAGATCAACTACCCCGTTGACGTAAGCGCTTACACGCATAACGAGCTCTCTGCCGATCTTGCTAGCGGCAAAATCGAGGTCGCGCAAAAGCTCTCGGTGCAAAATCCGCTAAACGCCGAACTAGCGAATTTGACGATCTCGCTGTATCCTTACGAGTACTCCTCGCAGACCGCGCCGCAGCCCTTTTACCCGTGGTATGAGGGCGAGCCTGTAGAACCCGAGCTCGCAGCGGATTATAAAAAGGACATGATGCTAGAGGTGGCGGATATGCAGAGGGCGCCTGCGGCGGAGGCTAGATCGTCGTATGCAAGGACGGGCTCGAATATCGAAAGCTCGCTCTCAAAGGTGTGGAAAATTAGCGGCGTAAGCCTCAAGGCGGGCGAGACGGGCGAGTTCAGCTTCGATAAACAGAGTCTGGATGCGAAATTTGATCTGCTCATCGACGGCTACGGCAGCGAGGCGGCCTACGTGCGGGCTAAATTTAACCCCGAAAGAAGCATAGAAGAGAGCGAAACGCTAATAAAGCTCGACGGCGTGCAGATCGGGCTCGTGCATCTAGGCTTTGCCGCAAACGCCGAGGCTACGGCATATCTGGGTAAAAACAGCCTGATCGAAGTTAAAAAAGAGCAGGCGAACAATTTCACGAAAAACTCCTTTTTCGGCGGCGAAAGTAAAAATTCCATGGCTTGGGACTACGAGATCAAAAACAGCTCCAAGCGCGCGTGGAACGTGGTTTTGCAAGAGCGAGCGCCCGTTTCGACGCATGAAGACGTAAAGGTCGCGCTGAAAAACTCGCCCGAGCAGAGCAGCCTCGGCAAGGATGGACTACTTAGCTGGGACTTCGAGCTAAAGCCGGGCGAGAGCAAAAAGATCCACTTCGGCTACGAGCTAAGCAAACCGAAGAAGTAA
- a CDS encoding alpha/beta hydrolase — MQKCVYIVHGYDASPKSHWFAWLKGEIEKSGARAEILAMPTPAYPKLDEWLKTLRESVKFEGKVYLVGHSLGCPTILNFLQSSAMGGTVEGVVLVSGLAKPLSDPQFKILDEFMDKGFDFERIKAAAKQRAVVAAKDDYIVPFSFSRELAGQIDAKFYEVEKGGHFLDRDGFTKFDLVYEILEKMMKLKG; from the coding sequence ATGCAAAAGTGTGTCTATATCGTGCACGGCTACGATGCTTCGCCTAAAAGCCATTGGTTTGCTTGGCTTAAAGGCGAGATCGAAAAATCGGGCGCGAGGGCGGAAATTTTAGCGATGCCTACGCCTGCGTATCCGAAGCTTGATGAGTGGCTGAAAACCTTGCGAGAAAGCGTAAAATTTGAAGGCAAAGTCTATCTGGTCGGACACAGCCTCGGATGCCCTACTATCTTAAATTTCTTACAAAGCAGTGCCATGGGCGGCACAGTAGAGGGTGTCGTGCTGGTCTCGGGGCTTGCAAAGCCGCTTAGCGATCCGCAATTTAAAATTTTAGACGAGTTTATGGATAAAGGCTTTGATTTTGAGCGCATAAAAGCCGCCGCAAAACAGCGCGCGGTGGTTGCCGCAAAGGATGATTATATCGTGCCGTTTAGCTTCAGCCGCGAGCTAGCGGGGCAGATCGATGCTAAGTTTTACGAGGTGGAGAAGGGCGGGCATTTTTTAGACAGGGACGGCTTTACGAAGTTTGATCTCGTGTATGAAATTTTAGAAAAAATGATGAAGCTAAAGGGCTAG
- a CDS encoding DUF364 domain-containing protein, protein MSEILDQTLECAKEILGARALDLKIERAVVGLFFSGVKLQGGACGLSYTPLKSLSGAVCCPSQASVMPDSGNIADRSVRYLLRDLNSAAPLKKTLALAALNALGRACFDKITADYEVKFSADPFEQLQIERGSFSVVVGALVPYIKTLMKNGADFKILELDKSTLKQAELPFYLPASEAASVVPRADNVIITATTLINDMLDGLLRLKKSGAKLVLVGPTTPLLPQALFERGVDFAGGTLVRDADAVLDIIAQAGSGYHFLRKFADKITICKG, encoded by the coding sequence ATGAGCGAAATTTTAGATCAGACGCTGGAGTGCGCGAAAGAAATTTTAGGCGCCCGGGCGCTGGATCTTAAGATCGAGCGGGCGGTCGTGGGGTTGTTTTTTAGCGGCGTGAAGCTGCAAGGCGGCGCGTGCGGGCTTAGCTATACGCCGCTAAAGTCCCTATCGGGCGCCGTTTGCTGCCCCTCGCAAGCAAGCGTGATGCCAGATTCGGGCAATATCGCGGACAGGAGCGTGCGCTATCTGCTGCGCGATCTAAACTCCGCCGCGCCGCTTAAAAAGACGCTCGCGCTCGCCGCGCTAAATGCGCTAGGCAGGGCGTGTTTCGATAAAATCACCGCCGATTATGAAGTGAAATTCAGCGCCGATCCCTTTGAGCAGCTGCAGATCGAGCGCGGTAGCTTTAGCGTCGTCGTGGGCGCGCTGGTGCCCTACATCAAGACGCTGATGAAAAATGGCGCGGATTTTAAAATTTTAGAGCTTGACAAAAGCACGCTCAAGCAGGCTGAGCTGCCGTTTTATCTACCTGCAAGCGAGGCCGCAAGCGTCGTGCCGCGCGCCGATAACGTGATAATCACGGCTACGACGCTCATCAACGACATGCTGGATGGGCTTTTGCGTCTGAAAAAAAGCGGCGCCAAGCTCGTGCTCGTGGGGCCTACCACGCCGCTACTGCCGCAGGCGCTGTTTGAGCGCGGCGTGGACTTTGCGGGCGGCACGCTCGTGCGGGATGCCGACGCGGTGCTCGATATCATCGCGCAGGCGGGCTCGGGGTATCATTTTTTGCGTAAATTTGCCGATAAAATCACGATCTGTAAGGGCTAG